CCGACCGCGCAGACGGTGGAGGAGATGATCGCGGGGATGGCCGCGCTGCGCCGGGCCCCCAGGCTGGCCGACGTTGCAGAGACGGCGGTGTTCCTCGCGTCCGACCGGGCCGCGGGCATCACCGGGACGATGGTGAACGTGACCGGTGGGCTCGTCCTCAAGTAACAAGCGACGACACCAGGGAGGCTGCATCGTGGATCTGAAGCTCGAACTCGTGCTGATCCCCGTCTCGGACGTGGACCGCGCCAAGACCTTCTACGTCGAGAAGGTCGCCTTCAACCTGGACGTCGACACCGCACCGGCGACGGGTTTTCGCGTCGTGCAGATGACGCCGCCGGGTTCGGCGTGCTCGATCACCATCGGGACGGGGATCACCGACGCAGCGCCGGGCTCCGTCCGGGGCACGCACCTTGTCGTCTCCGACATCGAGGCCGCGCGCGCCGACCTCCTCGAACGCGGGGTGGACGTCGGCGAGGTCCGGCATCTCGAGTCGGGCAGGTGGGCGTCGGGCCCGGATCCCGAGCGCCGCGACTACGGCTCGTTCGCCGACTTCAGCGACCCCGACGGCAACAGCTGGGTCCTGCAGGAGCGCGGACGAAACGAGCGCGGGGCATGACGGAGAAGGACTTCGCCGCCCTCGCCGAGCGTCACCGCCGCGAGCTGCACGTCCACTGCTACCGGATGCTCGCCTCGTTCGACGAGGCGGAGGACGCCGTGCAGGAGACGCTCCTGCGCGCGTGGCGCAACCGCGCGAGCTTCGAGGGCGGCATGTTCTTCCGCGCCTGGCTCTACCGCATCGCGACCAACGTGTGCCTGGACATGATCCGGAGCAGATCGCGACGCGTGAGGGAGCTGCGCTCGTTCGCGGAGATCCCGTGGCTCCAGCCGTACCCGGACCGGTTGCTGGACGAGATCGCGCCCACCGACGAGCAGCCGGACGCCGTCGTCGTCTCGCAGGAGACGATCGAGCTGGCGTCCCTGGCTGCGTTGCAGGTCCTTCCGCCGCGGCAGCGAGCGGCACTGATCCTGCGCGACGTGCTGGGGTGGCCGGCCAGCGAGACCGCGTCGCTCCTCGATACCAGCGTGGCGGCGGCCAACAGCGCGCTGCAACGCGCACGCGCGAGGATGCAGGAACACCTGCCCTCGCACCGCCTCGAGTGGTCGGCCTCGGAGCCGAGCGCGGAGGAGCGCGTGCTGCTGGAGCGGTTCATCGACGCACACGAGCGGTGCGACGCCGCGGCCGCCGCCGCGATCGCGTCGGAGGACCTCAGGGTCACGATGCCGCCGAACCCGTTCCTCTACGACGGACTCGAGATGGTCGCGCCGCTCCTCGAGCGGGCCTTCGGCGAGGAGCGGGACGGCGACTGGCGGCTCGTCCCGACGATGGCCAACCGGATGCCGACGGCGGCGAGCTACCTCCGGAGGCCGGGCGACAGCGAGTTCCGCGCGTTCAAGTTCGACGTGCTGCGCGTCGAGGACGGAGTCATCGCGGAGATCACGACGTTCGGCGCCGGGCTGTTCCCGGCATTCGACCTACCGCCGACACTCTGAGGACGAAACTGCGCGACACTTCCCACCAGCCTCGGTCAGCTTCGTGGTTGGACCTCGATCCGCGGCGCCTGCAACCGACCGCTCTTGAACCCATTTGACGGAACTCGGCCCATCCGACAAGGTCATGCCCGAATGCTTCAACGCGATCGACCCGCCCGCGCCGATCACGCAGGCCAGGGAGAAGCAGATGCGTGCTGACCGAGACAAGCGGGCCGCAAGCCTCACCGCCGAAGGCGTCCGTCAGTCACAGGTCCGCTCGGCGGCGTCGAGCAGGAAGGCGAAGACCGGGCAGGCGTCGAAGCGGTGAAAGCAGGCCGCCCTCCACGCTCGCGGTAAAGGCCGCATGATGGAAGGAGCGCCAGTGGATGACATCTCTGACCGCTTCCTGGACGCGATCTCCAAGTTCGAGGAGGTTGCCGACGCCGTGACCCCCCACGACGCCTACCGCCAGCTCGACGAGACGAGCATGCAGGTCTTCTGGAGGACGTGGCCGGGCATCAGCTCGTGGGCGGGCTCGCTGTGGCGGCTGCTGAACGAGGAGCTCATGAACCCGGCTGGCTCGGCAAATGACCCTGATCCTGACGAGGTTGGCGGCAGCGGTTAGGCGGAGAGTCCGGAATGAGGAGGGAGGGGCGACGGTGATCCAGCTGCGGGACATCATGACGACCGAGGTCCTCACCACCTCGGCCGAGCGGGCAGTCGCGGAGGTCACCAGCATGATGGTGAAGGCTCGGGTGGGCTCGGCGGTCGTCATGGAGGGCTCCTGGCTGGCCGGCATCCTGACCGAGCGGGATGTGCTGCGGGCGGCCGCCTCGGGCTCGGACCTCACCAAGTCGCCTGTTTCGGAGTGGATGACGAGGGATCCAGTGACGGCCACCCCCGACATGACAACCGGGGAGGCCGCCGAGGTGATGCTGACCGGCGGGTTTCGCCACCTCCCCGTCGTGGAGGGCCGCGAACTCAAGGGTGTGGTCAGCATCCGCGACATCCTGTCCTCGGGGATCCGCCGTCGCTCGAACGCCGAGTAGATCCTGTAGGCAGGCGCCGGCCGTAGGAGCGGGTGCGCGACGGCCAGCCGTTCGGCCCCGCCGATCCCTGTTACGAGCACGGCCGCTGCGGTAGCCTGATCAGGATGTGTCACAGGCGCCGGTGGCATCTCGTCTCTGGGTTGACCGAGACGAAGAAGGAGATGCCATGAAGGTGTTCGTCGCCGGCGCCACGGGTGCGCTTGGCACACAGCTCGTCCCTCAGCTCGTCGCGAACGGCCACGAGGTCGTGGGCATGACCAGGACGGCGTCCAAGCGGGACACGCTGCGGGCGCTGGGAGCACGGCCGGTGGTGGCCGACGCACTCGACCCAGACTCGGTGGCCCGGGCTGTGGCCGAGGCCGAGCCCGAGGTGATCGTGCACCAGCTCACGGCGCTGTCCGGAGCGCTGGACATGCGGCACGTCGAGCGCTTCTTCGCCATGACCAACCGCCTGCGCACCGAGGGCACCGACCACCTGCTCGCCGCCGGCCACGCGGTGGGAGCGCGCCGCTTCGTGGCACAGAGCTACGCGGGCTGGCCGTTCGCGCGCACCGGCGGGCCGGTGAAGAGCGAGACCGATCCACTGGATCCCAACCCACCCGAGGCGCTGCGCTCCACGCTCGCGGCGATCCGCCATCTCGAGCAGGCGGTGACCGGAGTCGAGTGGGCCGAGGGCCTCGTGCTCCGCTACGGCGGCTTCTACGGCCCAGGGACCGGGATGAGCCTGGATCCCGAAGCGGCGCTGGCCAAGCCAGTCCGCAAGCGACAGTTCCCGCTGGTCGGGGGTGGTGGCGGCGTATGGTCGTTCGTCCACATCGAGGACGCCGCCGCGGCGACCGTCGCGGCCGTCGAGCACGGCCCGGGCGGGATCTACCAGGTCGTGGACGACGAGCCCGCGCCCGTGCGCGAATGGCTTCCGGCGCTGGCGAGCGCGCTGGGCGCCAAGCCGCCGAGGCGCTTCCCGCGGTGGCTCGGGCGGCTCGCGGCCGGTGAGGCGGCGACCGTCATGATGACCGAGGTGCGGGGAGCATCCAACGCCAAGGCGAAGCGCGAGCTCGGCTGGCAGCCGCGCTATCCGAGCTGGCGGCTGGGCTTCGCGAAGGGCCTCGGCTAAGCGATGTCGGTGGCGCAGCTCTTCGAGGAGTTCCGGCCGGGGGCGTTCGCGGTCGCCTACCGGATGCTCGGCAGCATGAGCGAGGCGGAGGACGTCGTGCAGGAGGCGTTCCTCCGCCTGCACCGCACGCTGCAGGAAGGGGAGCGGATCGAGTCGCCGCGCGCCTACCTCTCGACCGTGGTCACGCGGCTCTGCATCGACCAGCTTCGCTCCGCGCGCGCCCGACGCGAGAGCTACGTCGGCGAGTGGCTGCCCGAGCCGCTCGTCGCGAGCGCCGACGAGGACCCGGCCCGCCACGCGGAGGTGGCAGACTCGCTGTCGCTTGCCTTCCTCGTGCTGCTCGAGAGCCTGTCGCCGGAACAGCGTGCGGCGTTCCTGCTGCGCGAGGTCTTCGACTACCCCTACGACGAGATCGCCGGGATCGTCGGCAAGAGCGAGGACAACACCCGCCAGCTGGTAGCGCGGGCCCGCAAGCACGTGGAGGAGCGCAGGCCACGCTTCGAGGCGTCGCGCGAGCGACGCGAGCAGCTGGCGCAGAGCTTCTTTGCGGCGGCCGAGGAGGGCGATCTCGAGGCGCTCGAGGGGCTGCTCGCCCGCGACGTCGTGCTCCACGGCGACGGCGGCGGCAGGGTGCCGGCGATCGCCCGCGCGCTGCATGGCCGGGCCCGGGTCGCCCGGACCCTGC
The sequence above is a segment of the Actinomycetes bacterium genome. Coding sequences within it:
- a CDS encoding VOC family protein is translated as MDLKLELVLIPVSDVDRAKTFYVEKVAFNLDVDTAPATGFRVVQMTPPGSACSITIGTGITDAAPGSVRGTHLVVSDIEAARADLLERGVDVGEVRHLESGRWASGPDPERRDYGSFADFSDPDGNSWVLQERGRNERGA
- a CDS encoding RNA polymerase subunit sigma-70, translating into MTEKDFAALAERHRRELHVHCYRMLASFDEAEDAVQETLLRAWRNRASFEGGMFFRAWLYRIATNVCLDMIRSRSRRVRELRSFAEIPWLQPYPDRLLDEIAPTDEQPDAVVVSQETIELASLAALQVLPPRQRAALILRDVLGWPASETASLLDTSVAAANSALQRARARMQEHLPSHRLEWSASEPSAEERVLLERFIDAHERCDAAAAAAIASEDLRVTMPPNPFLYDGLEMVAPLLERAFGEERDGDWRLVPTMANRMPTAASYLRRPGDSEFRAFKFDVLRVEDGVIAEITTFGAGLFPAFDLPPTL
- a CDS encoding CBS domain-containing protein; translated protein: MIQLRDIMTTEVLTTSAERAVAEVTSMMVKARVGSAVVMEGSWLAGILTERDVLRAAASGSDLTKSPVSEWMTRDPVTATPDMTTGEAAEVMLTGGFRHLPVVEGRELKGVVSIRDILSSGIRRRSNAE
- a CDS encoding NAD(P)-dependent oxidoreductase gives rise to the protein MKVFVAGATGALGTQLVPQLVANGHEVVGMTRTASKRDTLRALGARPVVADALDPDSVARAVAEAEPEVIVHQLTALSGALDMRHVERFFAMTNRLRTEGTDHLLAAGHAVGARRFVAQSYAGWPFARTGGPVKSETDPLDPNPPEALRSTLAAIRHLEQAVTGVEWAEGLVLRYGGFYGPGTGMSLDPEAALAKPVRKRQFPLVGGGGGVWSFVHIEDAAAATVAAVEHGPGGIYQVVDDEPAPVREWLPALASALGAKPPRRFPRWLGRLAAGEAATVMMTEVRGASNAKAKRELGWQPRYPSWRLGFAKGLG
- a CDS encoding RNA polymerase sigma-70 factor; amino-acid sequence: MSVAQLFEEFRPGAFAVAYRMLGSMSEAEDVVQEAFLRLHRTLQEGERIESPRAYLSTVVTRLCIDQLRSARARRESYVGEWLPEPLVASADEDPARHAEVADSLSLAFLVLLESLSPEQRAAFLLREVFDYPYDEIAGIVGKSEDNTRQLVARARKHVEERRPRFEASRERREQLAQSFFAAAEEGDLEALEGLLARDVVLHGDGGGRVPAIARALHGRARVARTLLTWVRAAARFGGFSLRRVEVNGQPGAMVLDPEGRLIGVLALDVADGQVQAVTSVVNPDKLRHLGPLADLGALLHRPAT